One genomic window of Candidatus Acidiferrales bacterium includes the following:
- a CDS encoding T9SS type A sorting domain-containing protein, with protein sequence MKRRIHFALAVSLTLYSSSAFGWGQEGHKIINQSFTIHFPVDTLWFAQYTSYYAAHASDADNRKSSDPNEAPRHFIDIDYYPEFHSSWFPHDLDSLIAEYGSSTVYKNGVLPWAIKSDYDSLVSFLEKHDTTNANRIVADLGHYIGDAHQPLHCTETYNRKGVHSRYETTMINDYSNQITIAADTAHYIPNVLDFAFQVIYQSNSKFQMIDDADDSATAAAGNTSSNLYYQLMWTRLGAMTISQLQDASVSLASLVYSAWVDAGFQTPDIVHENKPSTFSISGPYPNPFNPATNISINLQSSPSRAGLFVYSVTGKLVRNEKISLHKGKNDVAVDFSNLSSGTYFITIDFVQAGIEQRRTLKAVFLK encoded by the coding sequence ATGAAGCGAAGAATACATTTTGCGCTTGCGGTTTCTCTTACCCTATATTCGTCGTCGGCATTCGGATGGGGACAAGAAGGGCACAAGATAATAAATCAATCGTTTACAATTCATTTCCCCGTAGATACATTGTGGTTTGCACAATACACTTCGTATTACGCTGCCCATGCTTCCGATGCCGACAACCGCAAGAGCTCGGATCCGAACGAAGCTCCGCGGCATTTCATAGACATCGATTATTACCCGGAGTTTCATTCGAGCTGGTTCCCGCATGACCTCGATTCGCTGATTGCCGAGTACGGATCTTCAACCGTCTATAAAAACGGCGTTCTCCCCTGGGCAATAAAATCGGATTACGATTCCCTAGTCTCCTTCCTGGAAAAACATGATACGACAAATGCAAACAGGATAGTTGCCGACCTTGGCCATTACATCGGGGACGCGCATCAGCCGTTGCATTGCACCGAGACTTACAATCGAAAGGGAGTCCACTCTCGATATGAGACGACCATGATCAATGATTACTCAAATCAAATTACGATCGCTGCCGACACGGCTCACTATATTCCAAATGTCCTAGATTTTGCGTTTCAGGTTATTTATCAGTCCAACTCGAAATTCCAGATGATAGACGATGCGGACGATTCGGCAACCGCTGCGGCGGGGAATACATCTTCAAATCTCTATTATCAGCTCATGTGGACGAGATTAGGTGCCATGACCATCTCGCAATTGCAGGATGCATCAGTCTCGCTTGCCTCTCTCGTGTATTCAGCATGGGTCGATGCAGGATTCCAAACTCCGGATATTGTCCATGAAAACAAACCATCGACGTTCTCCATTTCCGGACCGTACCCGAATCCGTTCAACCCGGCTACTAATATTAGTATAAACCTTCAATCCTCTCCATCGCGGGCTGGTCTTTTCGTGTATTCGGTTACGGGTAAGTTAGTCAGAAACGAAAAGATAAGTTTGCATAAAGGGAAAAATGACGTTGCGGTAGATTTCTCGAATCTTTCGTCCGGGACCTACTTCATCACGATAGATTTTGTCCAGGCCGGGATAGAGCAAAGGCGAACACTAAAGGCTGTGTTCTTAAAATAA
- the amrS gene encoding AmmeMemoRadiSam system radical SAM enzyme — MNAQNLSRREFVSKSGLIIGGSCVALSSPQLLRELFSWIEHSHEIDYRENLYKDAPLARYWLSTESESVDCSTCHASPSELKGLTQFDHGQKIVKCLLCAQGCVIKERESGKCRARVNVDGKLRSLVYGRPIAIHVDPIEKKPFYHFLPGSQAYSLATAGCPLSCQFCQNWEISQAKPEDFPVSFVQPDGIVGSASSEKAPIIAFTYNEPTVFIEYLTDIARSARKADLRSVLVSCGFMNEQPLQEMCDVLDAIKIDLKGFSEDFYHKVSNAELKPVLRSIKQVSRSKVHLEIVNLVVPTLNDSDKMMDDLANWVFGEVGPDVPLHFTRFHPDYKLLNLPPTPISTLERAREIAMSKGIHYAFVGNVPGHPGNATYCPSCGKLVINRSGFFVTENHVKDGRCEYCGHTIAGVWK, encoded by the coding sequence ATGAACGCACAGAATCTCTCCAGGCGGGAATTTGTTTCAAAGTCCGGATTGATTATCGGAGGCTCTTGCGTCGCGCTGTCATCTCCACAGCTGCTCAGAGAGTTGTTCAGCTGGATAGAGCATAGTCACGAAATCGATTATAGAGAGAATCTCTATAAAGATGCCCCTCTTGCTCGATACTGGCTTTCAACGGAATCAGAGAGCGTCGATTGTTCAACATGCCACGCTTCCCCATCTGAACTTAAGGGCTTAACTCAATTCGATCATGGGCAAAAAATCGTAAAGTGTCTCTTGTGTGCACAAGGATGTGTCATAAAAGAGAGGGAGTCGGGAAAATGTAGGGCGAGAGTAAACGTTGACGGAAAACTTAGAAGTCTCGTCTACGGAAGACCGATAGCTATCCATGTCGACCCGATCGAGAAAAAACCGTTTTATCATTTTCTTCCCGGCAGCCAGGCATATTCTCTGGCAACCGCCGGCTGTCCCCTATCATGCCAGTTCTGCCAGAACTGGGAAATCTCGCAGGCGAAACCCGAAGACTTTCCCGTGAGTTTTGTTCAACCGGATGGAATCGTGGGTAGTGCAAGCTCTGAAAAGGCTCCCATCATAGCATTTACTTACAATGAACCGACCGTATTCATCGAGTATCTGACCGACATAGCCCGCTCGGCAAGAAAAGCGGACTTAAGAAGTGTGCTCGTGAGTTGCGGTTTCATGAACGAGCAACCTTTGCAGGAAATGTGCGACGTCCTGGATGCCATAAAAATTGACTTGAAAGGATTCAGCGAGGATTTTTATCACAAAGTCTCTAACGCGGAATTGAAGCCGGTCCTGCGAAGCATAAAGCAAGTCTCGAGAAGCAAGGTCCATTTGGAAATTGTAAACTTAGTCGTTCCTACGTTGAACGATTCCGACAAAATGATGGATGACCTAGCAAACTGGGTCTTTGGAGAAGTCGGTCCCGATGTGCCGCTACATTTTACGAGATTCCATCCTGACTACAAACTTCTTAACCTGCCGCCGACCCCTATTTCCACCTTGGAACGAGCAAGAGAAATTGCAATGTCGAAAGGAATTCACTATGCGTTTGTCGGGAACGTTCCCGGTCACCCGGGCAACGCCACCTATTGTCCATCGTGTGGAAAGTTGGTCATAAACAGGAGCGGCTTCTTCGTGACGGAAAATCACGTGAAAGACGGCCGATGTGAATACTGCGGTCATACCATTGCAGGTGTCTGGAAATGA
- a CDS encoding T9SS type A sorting domain-containing protein, with amino-acid sequence MQPKATGSTMLSGTVKTFSHRLMRGLPTLRRLAIYALLLFLPTGATVFAQTVTAMLDVGTTPIAVAVNPVTNKIYVANNGSGSVTVIDGATNDTTTVPVGTSPLAIAVNTITNKIYVANNGSNNVTIIDGATNDTVDVSAGASPYAIAVDPVTDKIYVANYGDNTVTVINGATNDTTIVPAGSNPDAIALNPVTKKVYAANYNSSNVTVIDEMTNDTSLVAAGSNPFGVAVNPVTDKIYVTNSASNNVTVIDGATNDTTLVPAGSGPSSLAVNPVTNTVYVVDVNNYKVTIIDGATDDTAMVSGGSLPYGVAVNPLTDKIYVADDGGGVRVIDGATKTTSTVSSGYPSYAIAVNPVTDRIYTTNNLASNATVIDGATNATTAVPGGSGPDAVAINPVTNKIYVPNDGDSSVTVIDGETNATTTVPAGRSPEAVAVNQVTNKIYVANHYSKNVTIIDGATNDTTLVSAGLVPSAVAVNPVTNKIYVANDGGTVTVIDGATNDTTLLTTGGNPGTVAVNQVTNKIYVPGTNGMTVVDGATNTMTKIVRPGIINSIVAVNPVTNRIYLALGNYVTVYDGATNDTVAGGTQLAVGTNPYAIAINTVTNRIYVANNGSASVTVIDGATNKTRPIPVGINPVAVAVNPITNKIYVANYASDTVTVIDGVGNTAIFIAATFKTTPVIAGAIPFAVAVNPVTNKIYVANVGSNNETVISEENSQAIPLTTTITPLTNDQTSSATPTFTFNAASTYTPTAPPVQAVYYATDTWQGTWQKASGVGPYTGTSSTLTLGTHVLYALATDGEDATSINTGPTSSPIIGSITAYPFAVRPSDVPLSVQATEFLATADAGSVTLTWRTQSEVSNAGFNILRKDPGTTSFKLVSSYASNNNLKGVGTSSAGRAYNFTDDHVTPGSTYQYEIQSVSTNGSIKDLTTLSVTVNVPKTYALYQNYPNPFNPSTTIRFDLKEQSNVTLDIYNVLGQKVREDHYGTMNAGRYNEVMNMDRFASGVYFYRIAALGNDGQKFESTKKLVLMK; translated from the coding sequence ATGCAACCTAAGGCTACAGGTTCGACCATGTTAAGCGGTACCGTAAAAACTTTTTCCCACAGATTAATGCGCGGATTGCCGACGCTGCGGCGGCTGGCAATCTACGCTTTGCTTTTGTTTCTTCCCACGGGAGCAACGGTCTTTGCGCAGACTGTGACCGCCATGCTTGATGTCGGGACAACTCCTATTGCGGTGGCGGTCAACCCGGTGACGAATAAGATATACGTCGCGAACAACGGCAGCGGCAGCGTAACGGTGATAGACGGGGCAACAAACGACACCACCACAGTTCCGGTCGGAACGAGTCCCCTTGCTATCGCGGTTAACACCATCACCAACAAGATCTATGTGGCAAACAACGGCAGCAACAATGTGACAATAATCGATGGGGCAACAAATGATACAGTCGACGTCTCTGCCGGTGCTAGTCCTTATGCCATTGCAGTCGATCCCGTGACGGATAAGATCTATGTGGCGAACTACGGCGATAATACAGTAACGGTGATCAACGGAGCGACAAACGACACGACGATCGTACCTGCCGGATCGAACCCCGATGCCATTGCGCTCAATCCGGTGACGAAAAAAGTGTACGCGGCAAACTACAACAGCAGTAACGTGACAGTCATCGACGAAATGACGAACGATACATCGCTCGTAGCAGCCGGCTCAAACCCTTTCGGGGTGGCGGTCAATCCGGTCACCGACAAGATATATGTAACAAACTCCGCCAGTAACAACGTGACAGTTATCGACGGCGCGACAAATGACACCACGCTTGTGCCCGCGGGCAGCGGCCCTTCTTCGCTTGCAGTCAACCCCGTAACCAATACTGTTTATGTCGTGGACGTCAACAATTACAAAGTGACTATCATAGACGGGGCAACAGACGACACAGCCATGGTTTCCGGCGGCTCGCTGCCTTATGGAGTGGCAGTTAACCCGCTGACGGATAAGATCTATGTGGCGGACGATGGCGGTGGCGTGAGGGTCATCGATGGCGCGACGAAGACAACATCCACCGTGTCATCAGGATATCCATCTTACGCTATTGCAGTCAACCCCGTCACGGATAGGATCTATACGACGAATAACCTCGCGAGCAACGCAACGGTAATTGACGGGGCAACAAACGCGACAACCGCCGTGCCCGGCGGATCGGGACCCGATGCCGTCGCGATCAACCCTGTGACGAATAAGATCTACGTGCCGAATGACGGAGACAGCAGCGTAACCGTTATCGACGGGGAAACAAACGCCACTACCACGGTTCCCGCCGGGAGGAGTCCAGAGGCCGTCGCTGTAAACCAAGTTACGAACAAGATATACGTGGCAAACCATTACAGCAAAAACGTGACGATAATCGATGGAGCAACAAACGATACCACGCTGGTCTCCGCCGGGCTCGTTCCTTCGGCCGTTGCGGTAAATCCGGTTACGAACAAGATTTACGTGGCGAACGACGGCGGGACGGTGACAGTGATTGACGGGGCGACGAACGATACCACACTCCTGACGACAGGGGGTAACCCCGGCACCGTTGCGGTCAACCAGGTGACAAATAAAATATATGTACCGGGCACGAATGGGATGACCGTGGTAGATGGTGCAACGAACACCATGACCAAGATAGTCAGGCCCGGAATTATTAATTCTATCGTTGCAGTCAATCCGGTGACAAACAGGATCTATTTAGCGCTCGGCAACTACGTGACCGTGTACGACGGGGCAACAAATGATACTGTCGCGGGGGGAACCCAATTGGCAGTCGGGACGAATCCTTACGCTATTGCAATCAACACGGTGACTAACAGGATCTACGTGGCAAACAACGGAAGCGCCAGCGTTACGGTGATCGACGGTGCGACAAACAAGACAAGACCCATACCTGTCGGTATAAACCCCGTTGCCGTTGCTGTTAACCCGATTACAAACAAGATCTACGTGGCAAACTATGCCAGCGATACCGTTACCGTGATCGACGGCGTGGGTAACACGGCGATCTTTATTGCCGCGACGTTTAAAACAACCCCGGTGATCGCCGGAGCGATTCCGTTTGCCGTGGCTGTTAATCCGGTCACGAATAAAATATATGTCGCGAACGTCGGCAGCAATAATGAGACGGTCATATCTGAAGAGAATTCTCAGGCTATCCCGCTTACGACTACAATAACCCCGCTCACCAACGACCAGACTTCGAGCGCGACCCCGACGTTCACTTTCAATGCTGCCAGCACTTACACGCCAACCGCTCCTCCCGTGCAAGCCGTCTACTATGCGACGGATACCTGGCAAGGCACATGGCAGAAGGCGAGTGGCGTCGGACCATACACCGGCACTTCGAGCACTCTCACGTTGGGAACGCACGTTCTCTACGCCCTTGCAACTGACGGAGAGGATGCTACTTCCATAAATACGGGTCCAACAAGCAGCCCGATTATCGGCAGTATAACAGCTTACCCGTTTGCCGTCAGGCCGAGCGATGTCCCTCTTTCGGTACAGGCGACCGAGTTCCTTGCAACGGCTGACGCAGGATCCGTGACGCTCACATGGAGAACACAATCGGAGGTCAGTAATGCCGGTTTCAATATTTTACGAAAGGATCCCGGTACAACATCCTTCAAACTCGTATCGAGCTACGCTAGCAATAACAATCTGAAGGGAGTTGGAACCAGCAGCGCGGGGAGGGCGTACAATTTCACGGACGACCACGTTACCCCAGGCTCGACCTACCAGTATGAGATCCAAAGCGTATCAACGAATGGATCTATCAAAGACTTGACCACTCTTTCTGTTACGGTGAACGTTCCCAAGACATATGCCCTCTACCAAAATTATCCGAACCCGTTCAATCCGTCTACCACGATACGCTTCGATCTCAAGGAGCAATCGAACGTGACACTGGATATTTACAATGTACTCGGACAGAAAGTGCGTGAGGATCATTATGGAACGATGAACGCCGGAAGATACAACGAAGTTATGAACATGGACAGGTTTGCAAGCGGAGTGTATTTCTATCGGATTGCTGCATTGGGAAACGACGGACAGAAATTTGAATCGACAAAGAAACTGGTCTTGATGAAGTAA
- a CDS encoding T9SS type A sorting domain-containing protein — translation MVKDRAASYRIVLADVKVFRPLRAIVFTLLLAASMSFAQTNWYVSATGSDISGNGSSDNPWKTIPYAINASANGDVIDVKAGVYAGTDITINKSLTLVGQSGAMISVPNNSTVNGFDITTNDVTIQGFEIAGPVSSSYTTYSWGSNISRGIAVSQGVTGFTITNNNIHDVRNGILVDGRNNTGSITGNRIENTKSGISVQYTDGSGITIASNTQGQYGNEWGLNLHLNGYWDGTTTHANPYPGGAAPTGVQQALLGNSSSNSGWTVQDQAYVTCNRTQVQVATSGSAGAQGSLLTPLNAIQAGIDAVTSNGTVNIAAGTYVQSGRLTVNKSLTILGAGESITTIDASASKTDWGILVSSSDVVLSNFTIIPPFVSGKSGTSAGGGYAIHVSNAPSIISDITISHITVQNGNRSGVDLNGVDNATISYVTTQNAAYGNGMSLSGVHGASVSHITTGGNAWGGMAVYCSGSTQANRGSDNINIDGSTCTITEPNKIYAQDEFGLTNTNININGYDYFVKNNLYSGYTWYSDSLAHAVTIATTYADLALSGSDTASYIRQISTGSFQVGSGMKIQTAVNAATDGDTVHITAGTFDETFNINKRVSLLGAGSGGDGTLLKNTGAQTDFTKLPDVAGVTYGTGYRPNIILSASGTDSNDPVLIKDLQINPGPNIGYPRPGIILQPGTAAADYVASYSYVELDNVRIIGNVSGDTPGQANPHVSPSSSNEWGVAIDGATSLTHFVVNNCEFRDMTYGMVFFNDATNPSTVQYMQMNNTTFDSNSVKGFYTEKLSDAIFTNVTVSNNGNIARSPYYWAWNNAGIDVTLKYGSYENLVFNNLTVTGNGIGSYAGAGLSVKARGTGTDAISPSATLDGVTVNGGTFTGNTVGIRFGEVANPPAPNYWDPPAQSLLNTSPVNIEVSNAAIYTNTQSGLSNVLSGVTVNAIGNWFGSADGPYNAATNFSASGDMVSDGINYSPWWDKNYAGDPHTSAWVWSTNSDIDSAVNALSSGDTLNVMAGIHSGKFHASKNVIVKFATPPVFDSISVDSGGLVLSSNLTVSGNLNLTNGNIVIGDSSKIVFDTSAQNPNETSSGKIIGTVEVAPRDIGTDSLHLLGLLIQPGSDNLGNVGFTRKTGSGGIVTSGGDSGIATTWQITVDHQPASGRTVTFSWLRDFDNGVDTNHVIVYRNEGSGWQAYAGPFSVSGDPRQITLNVNGFSDWTMGSSGDHSLYVQVTSFVAKADYDKVTLTWGTQSEVDNAGFNILRSDGFRSVPTDSASTLFELIGGYIGNDNLKGLGTSTSGRAYSFTDAKIQSGMTYEYKIQSVSINGTTKDLNTLWVTVDVPKDYALYQNYPNPFNPSTAIRFDLKEASMVTLDIYNTLGQKILENNYGNMSPGRYNEGVNMDKFASGVYFYRIKATGDDGQKFVSTKKLVLMK, via the coding sequence ATGGTGAAAGACAGGGCTGCAAGTTATAGAATAGTATTGGCTGATGTAAAAGTATTCAGACCACTGCGGGCCATAGTTTTTACTTTATTGCTTGCCGCAAGCATGAGCTTTGCTCAAACAAATTGGTATGTAAGTGCAACCGGAAGCGACATCTCCGGCAACGGTTCATCCGACAACCCATGGAAGACTATACCGTATGCAATTAATGCCAGCGCGAATGGCGACGTGATCGACGTTAAAGCAGGGGTATACGCCGGCACCGACATTACTATCAACAAGAGTCTCACGCTGGTTGGTCAGTCGGGGGCTATGATCTCCGTTCCTAACAACTCTACGGTGAACGGTTTCGACATTACGACGAACGATGTAACGATTCAGGGCTTCGAAATCGCTGGTCCGGTGTCGTCGTCTTACACTACATACAGCTGGGGCAGCAACATTAGCCGCGGCATCGCCGTGTCGCAAGGCGTGACCGGTTTTACGATTACGAACAACAATATCCACGATGTCCGCAACGGCATCCTTGTCGACGGACGCAATAACACCGGGTCCATTACGGGCAACCGCATCGAGAACACTAAGTCCGGGATCTCCGTCCAATATACGGACGGCAGCGGAATCACGATCGCCAGCAACACCCAAGGGCAATATGGCAACGAGTGGGGACTCAACCTTCACCTCAACGGATACTGGGACGGCACTACGACTCACGCTAACCCTTACCCGGGAGGTGCGGCCCCGACCGGCGTGCAGCAGGCACTCCTGGGCAACAGCTCAAGCAACAGCGGATGGACTGTTCAAGATCAGGCATACGTGACGTGCAACCGCACGCAAGTTCAAGTCGCAACGTCAGGTTCTGCCGGCGCTCAAGGCAGTCTGCTCACACCACTCAACGCCATTCAGGCCGGTATCGATGCCGTCACATCGAACGGTACAGTCAACATTGCTGCCGGTACGTACGTGCAAAGTGGAAGACTGACTGTTAATAAGAGTCTTACTATTCTGGGAGCCGGTGAGAGTATCACGACAATCGATGCATCAGCCAGTAAGACAGACTGGGGAATTCTTGTATCTTCTTCTGACGTTGTGTTAAGCAATTTCACAATAATCCCTCCCTTCGTGTCGGGGAAATCCGGGACCAGTGCAGGCGGGGGGTATGCCATACATGTGTCGAACGCTCCGTCGATTATAAGTGACATTACGATCTCTCATATAACCGTGCAAAACGGCAACCGGAGCGGGGTCGATTTAAATGGTGTGGACAATGCGACAATCAGTTATGTGACAACCCAAAACGCAGCATATGGCAACGGGATGAGTTTAAGCGGCGTCCATGGGGCCAGTGTCTCGCACATAACGACCGGTGGAAATGCATGGGGCGGCATGGCTGTGTATTGCTCGGGTTCTACCCAAGCCAATCGCGGATCGGACAATATTAATATCGACGGGTCCACCTGCACTATAACTGAACCCAACAAAATATATGCTCAGGATGAATTTGGTCTTACAAACACGAACATAAACATCAATGGTTATGATTATTTCGTAAAAAATAATTTGTACTCAGGTTATACCTGGTATTCGGATAGTCTGGCGCATGCGGTAACTATTGCTACAACGTATGCGGACCTGGCGTTGTCAGGCTCTGATACCGCTTCTTACATACGCCAGATATCTACCGGTTCGTTTCAAGTCGGCAGCGGAATGAAAATACAGACCGCGGTCAATGCCGCAACTGACGGAGACACGGTGCATATAACGGCAGGCACATTCGACGAAACTTTCAATATCAACAAGCGGGTCTCACTTCTCGGGGCGGGAAGCGGCGGCGACGGAACACTCCTCAAAAACACCGGCGCACAAACCGACTTCACCAAGCTCCCGGATGTTGCGGGCGTGACATACGGTACCGGCTACAGGCCGAACATAATATTAAGTGCATCCGGAACCGACAGCAACGATCCTGTTTTGATCAAAGATTTGCAAATAAACCCGGGACCGAACATCGGGTACCCACGTCCGGGAATTATTCTGCAGCCCGGCACAGCAGCAGCAGATTATGTGGCATCTTATTCCTATGTGGAGCTAGACAATGTCCGCATCATCGGTAATGTAAGCGGCGATACGCCGGGTCAGGCAAATCCGCATGTCTCGCCTTCATCGTCTAACGAGTGGGGAGTCGCAATAGATGGGGCTACGAGTCTGACCCACTTTGTAGTGAATAACTGCGAATTCAGGGACATGACTTATGGGATGGTATTTTTTAATGATGCCACCAACCCATCTACGGTGCAGTATATGCAGATGAACAATACTACTTTTGACAGTAATTCCGTAAAAGGATTTTACACTGAAAAGTTATCCGATGCAATCTTTACCAACGTGACGGTTAGCAATAACGGTAACATTGCCCGGTCTCCGTATTATTGGGCATGGAACAACGCAGGCATCGACGTAACTCTTAAATACGGCAGCTATGAGAATCTTGTCTTTAACAACTTGACGGTAACGGGTAATGGAATCGGGTCATATGCCGGCGCAGGGCTCAGTGTAAAAGCACGTGGAACGGGAACCGACGCGATTTCTCCGAGTGCGACGTTGGACGGAGTCACGGTGAATGGAGGAACTTTTACAGGTAATACTGTAGGCATAAGGTTCGGCGAGGTGGCCAACCCGCCGGCACCGAATTATTGGGATCCGCCGGCACAATCATTACTTAATACGTCACCCGTAAATATAGAAGTTAGTAACGCGGCCATATACACAAATACTCAATCCGGCTTGTCGAATGTATTGTCCGGCGTGACTGTCAATGCAATCGGCAACTGGTTCGGTTCTGCAGACGGCCCATATAATGCGGCTACCAATTTCTCTGCATCCGGCGATATGGTGAGCGATGGCATTAATTATTCTCCCTGGTGGGATAAAAATTACGCGGGGGATCCTCACACTTCCGCATGGGTATGGAGCACAAACAGCGACATAGACAGTGCAGTAAATGCTCTGAGTAGCGGCGATACACTTAACGTAATGGCAGGAATTCATTCAGGAAAATTTCATGCCTCTAAGAATGTGATAGTGAAATTTGCCACGCCGCCTGTATTCGATTCTATCTCAGTCGACAGCGGCGGTTTGGTTTTGTCGTCGAACTTAACCGTATCAGGGAACTTAAATCTCACAAACGGGAACATTGTAATCGGCGATAGCAGTAAAATAGTGTTCGATACATCGGCACAAAATCCAAATGAGACTTCAAGCGGAAAAATCATAGGAACGGTCGAAGTTGCTCCAAGGGATATCGGGACAGATTCGTTGCACTTACTTGGTCTCCTTATTCAGCCCGGAAGCGACAATCTCGGAAATGTCGGATTCACAAGAAAGACGGGGAGCGGAGGAATCGTTACTTCAGGCGGCGATTCCGGCATAGCGACTACATGGCAGATTACTGTAGACCATCAGCCTGCAAGTGGAAGGACTGTCACCTTCAGCTGGCTCAGAGACTTCGACAATGGCGTGGATACTAACCATGTCATCGTATATCGGAACGAAGGTTCCGGTTGGCAAGCGTATGCAGGACCGTTTAGTGTAAGTGGTGACCCGCGGCAGATTACGTTGAATGTTAACGGCTTTTCCGACTGGACCATGGGTTCTTCCGGCGATCATTCCTTGTACGTACAGGTAACTTCGTTTGTCGCAAAAGCAGATTATGACAAGGTGACTCTCACATGGGGAACACAATCTGAAGTAGATAATGCTGGTTTCAACATCCTGCGCTCCGATGGTTTCCGGTCTGTGCCTACAGATTCTGCATCTACTCTCTTTGAGCTCATCGGGGGCTACATCGGCAACGACAACTTAAAAGGATTAGGAACCAGCACCTCGGGCAGGGCCTACAGTTTTACGGATGCAAAAATTCAGTCAGGCATGACTTACGAATACAAAATTCAGAGCGTATCCATAAACGGTACGACGAAGGACTTAAATACCTTATGGGTCACTGTTGATGTTCCGAAGGACTATGCCCTCTACCAGAATTATCCGAACCCGTTCAACCCGTCCACCGCGATCAGGTTCGATTTGAAAGAGGCTTCGATGGTGACTCTCGATATTTATAACACACTCGGACAAAAAATATTAGAAAACAATTACGGAAACATGAGCCCGGGAAGATACAACGAGGGCGTTAACATGGACAAATTTGCAAGCGGCGTGTACTTTTACCGGATCAAAGCAACGGGCGATGACGGGCAGAAGTTTGTTTCGACAAAGAAATTAGTATTAATGAAGTAG